The following proteins come from a genomic window of Miscanthus floridulus cultivar M001 chromosome 2, ASM1932011v1, whole genome shotgun sequence:
- the LOC136538172 gene encoding protein REVEILLE 6-like, with amino-acid sequence MAAVMAAKSTGMAGKKLRKPYTITNPRQKWTADEHDRFLHALVLYGRDWKRIEAFVATKTTTQIRSHAQKHFLRAQKMGLAVPPVHPRRAGAVRQAQPPISWLPSFADDDDAIMSEDETIGQLPLSPDHPDFALVYRFVGDVFGSDAPRPVEAQLQRLLGADPVIVDTILRVLGNLEANLSF; translated from the coding sequence ATGGCGGCAGTCATGGCGGCGAAGTCTACCGGCATGGCGGGGAAGAAGCTCCGGAAGCCGTACACCATCACCAATCCTCGGCAGAAGTGGACGGCCGACGAGCACGACCGGTTCCTCCACGCGCTGGTGCTGTACGGCCGCGACTGGAAGAGGATCGAGGCATTCGTCGCCACCAAGACAACCACGCAGATCCGCAGCCACGCCCAGAAGCACTTCCTCAGGGCTCAGAAGATGGGCCTCGCGGTGCCGCCAGTGCACCCTCGCCGCGCCGGCGCCGTCCGCCAGGCGCAGCCACCCATCAGCTGGTTGCCCTCGTTTGCGGATGATGATGACGCGATCATGTCGGAGGACGAGACGATTGGTCAGCTTCCGCTGTCTCCGGACCATCCGGACTTTGCTCTGGTGTACAGGTTCGTCGGTGACGTCTTTGGCTCGGACGCGCCGCGGCCGGTGGAAGCGCAGTTGCAGAGACTGCTGGGCGCGGATCCTGTCATTGTGGATACCATCCTACGTGTGCTAGGGAACCTTGAAGCTAATCTGTCATTTTAG